Part of the Pelmatolapia mariae isolate MD_Pm_ZW linkage group LG3_W, Pm_UMD_F_2, whole genome shotgun sequence genome is shown below.
aagacaccaactcatccacactggagagagaccgttcagctgtggagactgtggaaagtcttttaccgagtctggaaacttaaaaaaacaccaactaatccacactggagagagaccgttcagctgtgacaagtgtggaaagtcttttacccactctggaagcttaaaaacacacaaactcatccacactggagagagaccgttcagctgtgacgagtgtggaaagtcttttgcccactctggaagcttaaaaacacaccaactaatccacactggagagagaccgttcagctgtggagactgtggaaagtcttttaccgagtccggaagcttaaaaacacacaaactcatccacactggagagagaccgttcagctgtgacgagtgtggaaagtcttttacgcgcatttcacacttaaaatcacaccaactaatccacagtggagttaaagcgtacacctgtgatcagtgtggcagagcttttactcacagtaacagcttacagagtcatctagttacccactctggaattaaggcgtacagctgtgacatttgtggaaaaactttcagccggATAGACAGCCGAAACAttcacctacgcattcacaccagacatgatgtgtacagctgtgatcagtgtggtaaaCAGTTTACCACAAACACAGATTTACAAcgtcacatgtttacccacactgaggaacgaccttataaatgtgacctgtgtgagaagacttttaaatctccacgtTACCTGaaagcacaccaacagatccacaccagaaagactctacaagtgtagttactgtgaggtatgtatttatatttttatcttgtcagcccgactgtttgaaacaactctgctcatcaaagtgtgttagcatgttagcaattctactgGCAGCTCTGAATGATTATTCAGACTCTAATCACAGGTTTTTAGGGATAGTGTTTGAGAATTGcgttattgttattgtagcattaaactagtattactttaatgtttttactcttatcgtttttatAGCACATTAAATTGAGCTGAGTGtgataatgtaaacagtaaaatgtaattggactttggcagagatgctctttatttcaggtgaCGTTCAGGATAAGTCAGAaagactgacttacactgtctttgtgtttttgtttagaagcagagcgacacagatggatcaagttctcaaccctgtcatcgctgtgggaaagacttttgttgtgacctttgtggaaaaactttaagTCATTGAAGGACTctgaaaatacatcaacgtagacacactggagacaaaatgaactactgtaaAGAATGCGGGAGAGGCTTCACCACTTCAAAGGACTTCAAACAATATGAACTCCTTCACAGTGGCGTTAAAAAGCATGTCTgcgatcagtgtgggtcatccttcatcaATGCACGTCAGCTTGAAAAGCATAAACGAGTCCACAcatgagagaaaccatacaagtgcagacactgtgacaaaacctTTTCACAATAATGTGATCATACTAAGCATGAATGCAGACACATGAAAGAGAACTTCATCTGTGAAAGAGTTTGagtaatctcagttcatactccactCAGAAACGATTCCatgttacaaataaactgttaCGTCTTGATTCCTGCTTTTACGTTaatcttataaacagcacatttgcataacGACTGAAACCGGCCcaatgaatgaacaatgggctgtgaggtcaattTCTTCATcgttaatatgcaaattcttatgagcattgatcaacaaccactggtcaatggccatgagtaccattcacagagtaaAAATTTGCATAATGATTATGAAGTTTACTGTTACcaatgttcaaaaacatttactaaattatcttctctgtgcaaacatcagcgtgatgcaggactgaaatcatTGCCATCTggctccagaaaagtgcaatcaaacgatgagtttattagcACAGGAGAAGCCACATCAGGATATGtcctctgacaaaaatacatgtCGAGAACACTTTTAAAGCAGTGGGGTATCCGCCCTCCCATGGCGTCAACACAAGTTAAAAGTTCATCGTGTACAGTCAATGGTATATCTTGTAAATCTTCAATAgctataaacagacatataGCAGACATATAACTTCCCTTTTCTGCAACACCTTCCATGCACAATCATAGTCTTAAGACTTCAGAGTGTCTGAGGGCTGGTTATCGCCTCCAGTCATCTGTTACCAGGTAGGTAAAAGGGCAGCCAGTTACAAAAAGGTCAAAGACACTGCTCAGGGGCCTGTTGCTAGATTTATGTactgtaagcatgcatgcaatcaGCCTGTTATGTTCTCAtcctccctcaacatgtatcacctggacactctcaccagtgaagcttaaaaccctcttggatggaacatcaactctaaacaagcacagttatgcattgtgtatagaatgaactcaacctgtgaatagaatgaatgtgatgacaaacatattcaatgcaatatgaaccctgtaagcaatattactgataaaattatactgtaataataataatactgcacctatgaatgaaaatgtgcCTCTTGTTACATTGTAAGCTTTCTAAACTGTTCTActgtagtgtttgtgttgagTGGTTCGCTTTGTTCCAGCAGTTTGATTAAGAAATCtgtttcctgttatatttttattgaatgcATTGATCCATGTgttctgcagttttttttcagcttgtttATGTAATAAAATCCTGCAACAATTAAACCAAAATTTtatatgttaaataaagaaatggtttactgacaaaGAGTTTGAGCcgtgatgtcatttcctgtataTCAGAGCAACACCTGAAGTGACCAGTGTTTAAAGTCAGTCAAATTTTGTGTCAGCGATGCTTCACTACATTATCTGCTAACTGTTAGGGTGTAGAAGGACGAAACTCCCAGGGTGACCAGTGGCAGGAGCTTCCTGATGCAGAGAGTTGAGTGTGGGGGAtataaaagagaagctgaggCATCCCAAGGTTAAAGCTGGCATAACTGAACtttaatgtttgatgtgtgttttggcTCTCCTGCGCACAGTAATTAATAGCTTGAACACAGCAGAGCTTGATATAAAGACCTGGGTGACAACTAACTTTATGCTGCTGATTATACTTGGCCCTAAAATacctagaaatatggtatctaaccagatacttgctctggatggcattaccttggcctccagtaacaccttggagtaatatttgaccaggacattaaacaaatatttagggctgtgtgatgaaccaagttgaaaaagcagaaggagtcacaaaaaatattagaaaaacaaagtttttattcatttaacccaaatattatatttataaaagtAATTAATGTTAAGCTCATAAAAAATGtcacagaaacaaaactgaactcagaCAAAGAACTGCAAACTTAACAAACCAAATGACTGCACAAAGAAATATAACTGACCTAAACAAACATAACTGACCTAAACATGAAATGGCACAGAAGGGTAAATATATTGTCTGATCAGACCACTATGACACACGAGGAGTTTTTCcgttccagtcacctttctcactcactatgtgttaatagacctctctgaatcgaatcatatctgttattaatctctgtctcccttccacagcatgtctttatcctgtttttgtctctagggtggctgtagctcaggtggcagagcaggtcagccactaatcagaaggttggtggttagATCCCAGGCTGcatcctggctgcatgccaaacaTCCTTGGGTGGTCAGAGCGCCCGGTGGCGCCTGTGTCCgccagcctcgcctctgtcagtgcgccccaaaACAGCTGTGGCTACTATGTAGCTTGCTATTCGccaatgggtgaatgactgaatgtagtgtaaagcgctttggggtcctaaggactagaaaagcgctatacaagtgcaggccatttaccttttacctcagctggtctcagcagatggccccgcccctccctgagccttgttctgccggaggtttcttcctgttaaaagggagtttttccttcccactgtcgccaaagtgcttgctcatagggggtcatatgattgttgggcttttctctgtatctactgtacaatataaagcgccttgaggctacttttcttgtgatttggcgctatatagatacaattgaattgaattggttcTTTAGTATTTCTAAAGGGTTAAACTGCGtcctcacatctgcttcatgaatatgaagggttgtagtgggagaaggtggtgtgaaatcctcatAGGTGTGAAGTGAGGAGGTTGCTCCTGTGGGTGAAGTCTTTCATAGCATTAATTGCTCTGTTGTGGGGGGAGTGGGGAAGGTGGGGggatggggtggctgtagctcaggaggtagagcaggtcacctactgatcgcaAGGTTGgaggttcgatcccaggctcctccagtctgcatgccaagtatccttgggcaagatactaaccccaagttgctctccgatgcatcatcggagtataaatgtgtgtgagtgtagttAGAGTTAGTTAGTGAGAAAGCACTCAGTATAGAGGTattgcttgtgagaatgggtgtgactgggtgaatgtggcgtgttgtatagagcgctttgagtactctgggagagtagaaaagcgttaTATAAGAATCAATCCATTTACCATGAGTGATcaaagtgtctctattgttggggAATTCGCTATTGAGTTGTGAAAGCTGCTTGATGTCTCATCAAACCGGCAGTAAGAGTCGTTGAGGGCGTTGGCCAACagtggagtggggctgtgtgcttcctgaagtgaAAATCTGCCATTTAAAGATGAATGGGAAAGACTCGCTCACAGCTGACTAATGAAcatttgcatgcatgcttaaGAACTGCATTGACCACATTTCACCCAAGCTTTAAAATTCTGCCTGCAAATATCAGAGGTATAGTCATCTGTGTCCATATTTTCTCCAGCATACGGGGATTCCCATCATAATAAATCTTTTGGTAAGAGGTGATACAGAACCTAATCAAAATTTTCCATCCAAATTCCCTCCATCTTTGTGAGGTAGTGCATTTCCATTGTTCTTTCCATATTTGAGTCCATTCATCCTGTGTTATGCACactcctccctccttctcccataatatcttatttgtaaaaaatgtatacaaacaggaaatgtgttttttgttgacGTCACCACCTTGGATGCACCGATATCGATACCGGTATCTGGTATCGGCCTCGAtaccacattttctaaagtaGTCGTTAAAAGTCCCCCGATACGGGGACTGATACCACGGTCTGAGACCTGTCTATGTTTGAGCGGCATGTAAGGGGTTAATCACAGGCGCCGAGTGCCCGCCCCCAGGCCGGAGCTGGGAGAAGGCCAGGCGAGACAAGTGAGCCGTGTGGAACTATTTCAAAGTGAACGAAGATGCAAAAACAAAGGCGGACTGCA
Proteins encoded:
- the LOC134646739 gene encoding zinc finger protein 493-like, giving the protein MHQVIHTGERPFSCDECGKSFTTSGHLKTHKLIHTGERPFSCDECGKSFTTSGHLKTHKLIHTGERPFSCDECGKSFTTSGHLKTHKLIHTGERPFSCRDCGKSFTKSGKLKTHKLIHTGERPFSCDECGKSFTQSGSLKTHQLIHTGERLFSCGDCGKSFTESGNLKRHQLIHTGERPFSCGDCGKSFTESGNLKKHQLIHTGERPFSCDKCGKSFTHSGSLKTHKLIHTGERPFSCDECGKSFAHSGSLKTHQLIHTGERPFSCGDCGKSFTESGSLKTHKLIHTGERPFSCDECGKSFTRISHLKSHQLIHSGVKAYTCDQCGRAFTHSNSLQSHLVTHSGIKAYSCDICGKTFSRIDSRNIHLRIHTRHDVYSCDQCGKQFTTNTDLQRHMFTHTEERPYKCDLCEKTFKSPRYLKAHQQIHTRKTLQV